GAGGATTTACTGTTACTGATGGTTTTAACCTCTTTCCAAAAGGTTTTTGTATCCTTATCTAAAAGATTTTTTGCCAAGGAATCAGCCCTCATGGTTGCTCATTCTGTCTAATGAAGCGTAATGCATATTTGTATTTAGAATTAGACAACTTTTTATGCTCAAATATAGGACCCTGCCTAGGTTTACCTGCTAGAGCCCAAGAAGTAGTAGCTTCACGGGCTTCACTGTGGAATTTAGACACATGTGTTCCAGCCTGGtctatttttaatctttgcattacttttattaaaaggCAGGCTAGCCCCCAGTAGCGCTTCAATTATGTCGGAATATAATCCAGTTATATTGATTCTATGTTCAATATTAGAGCAGTTACAGTCTGTACACGTAACTGCCTCTCTTGATAAATTAATGGTAGATAACAATTGATCAGTTTGGGCAAAGTAACAGGCTATTTGTTCACTAGATAAAGAAGACCAGTCTATATACGTCTGATTATGAATACTGTTCTTATTTACAGTTGCGGGTACATGATCAAATCTAATTGATACCTTGAAAGGGATGTGATCAACAGTGGACACATTGTATAAGATATTAATATATATCAAAGCAGCATGAGCATCTGCTGTAGTGATGCAATGGTCCAACCAAGATGTAGTATGCCAGGCTTCACTTATATAAGTGTAACTCGCAGCTGGCAGAAGTTCTTTACTTgacaatattaaattaaaatctgtacaAAAATGAATCAGGTGTTTAGCAAACAGCGAGTTTTTATCCGAGATGTCTGCATTCATGTCACCCATAAGATAGATACATTTTGACTTCTCATTTTGCATAAAAGAGCTAATATAAGCAAGTTTACTAAGGTATTCTTCTTCATTATGATGACATTCATATGGAGcatagacatttaaaataataaactcttTGTCAAGCTGTTTCACGTGTACTGCAATACACCAATCCACACCTAATCTCATGACATTTATCACTGAGTCCAGGCTTTTTTTCCATAATATAGCCACCCCTCCTGGTatccttcctcttttaattCCCAGACTGAGGTCAGTAGTAGATTCTCCGGCACCCAGGAAACTGTCATTGATAGAGTTTAGtccttttaaatcctgtttggctaaaaatgtttcttgcaAGCACAAGATGTCACAATGTAGCAACAACTGGTCGACAACCAACCGGCGAGCTTTATCATCTGCTCTCTGCCCTGAGCGCAGGCCACGACAGTTGTAAGAGATTACTTTAATGTCCATAATTCTTTATGACTTTGAGCTCACGCCAGCAATAGGCGCGCATATGTCCATGGAAGAAAGGGTAGCATTTGCGCCGATGATAGTTTTGCGTGGCTCATAAAACCTTCTCACATTGGTTCCCTCAGGCCAGAGCTCTGGGTTGTACATGACAGCCACCTCACTACATTCGGCAGAAACCTTGAATGAGGCGTACCTGGTATTAACAGTAGTGATTCTCTGGCATGTTACATGTTGCCCAAGTTTGGTTTTAAGATAAACACATAGTGTTTCCGCATCCAAGTCAGGTGAGAATTTAGAGGCAAAAACACTCACCAGTTTGGTTTTCACCATTTTGATGTTCCCTGCGGCCCCAGTACCAACAATAGTTTGGCCAGCTTTCCTGCGTCCCAGTGAAGGGCCAGAGCGAGTCGTCGTATTCACAACCGAAGGAACTTTGGGCTGTCGGTGCCGTTTCACGACCTGGCTCCACTTAGAAGATCCCGGAGATGGCGTAGATTCTCCGGTACACAACGCAGGAGTATCTCCCTTTACAGTTGATAGCGAATCTCCCTCCAGAACTTGAGGACGGTGTTCCATATCCAAGGCAATGTTCAGATCCATGTCCGCCGCACCCTTCTCCTTCACCGGTACAGATCCTTGATCGGTGCGTTGTTCAAGAGCAGACACCCGGCTACGCAGATCCGCCGTAACATTGTGAAGACCTTCACTTACTTCAGCCTGAGCTTGAAGTGTTTGCTTCATGGCAGATACTGCAACGTGGAGCTGTTCCATTTTGCGTAGCAAGCCGCAGACATCCATGTTGGTAAAAGTCACCGGAGGCAACTCGTCTAAGTAATGGAACACAAATCTGGGAATATTATCCCCGCATTCATTTAGCACTTTGAGGCAGGCCTTCACATTGTTGATATCCTTTTGTGCTCCTTTATACGAGATGTTACGCTGAGAAGAAGTGCAGAACTCATACAGCGTCTTCTTTGATGTTTCTATCCAGTCTGAGTCAAAAGTGTTGACGGCTAACAACACAATCTCATCCTGGCTTAGAGTCTTAAGTTTGATAGAAAGAAAGTGTAAAAACTCATCCTCTGCGATAATTTTATCCTCAATAGTTTTATATATGCGTGGTTTTAAGCGAGCTCTAGAAAACGCCAGAGATCCGGAAGAGCGCGCTGCTGCCACGTCAGCCATCTTCCCCCTAATAGATTAAgcttgggtttttttgtttgttgttgttttgacgctgtttgtttgtttttctttttaaatgtttttttattgttaatttttttctcctccttaaTTAGcttttgtgttacatttttattttcttttttattgtttcttggttttttctgtcttccatCATTGGTCTGATGCCTCCACAGTTTTCCAGAACATTTACAGAACCGCCTCCCTGGCAGGGAGGGGCAGCAGGGTAACTTTCCTACCAACACAGTCATATTATTGCAGGGCAGACGAGAGGAAAGCTGGTGGGTTTTTCATATCTTGCTATATGTTCCTTTTGTTACGTCCTCCAGGATGGTGttgtgtcttgtcttttgaGTGAGTGAGGAGGAAAATGTGtgttgattaatattaaatattatcatatttatttataatcaaaAGGGGGGAAATGTGATGGAAAGATTACAATAAGGTaacatctgctagtcatgttatatgaatgaTTGTGAACTCTTCACTATAAGAACTATTTGGTTccatgtagaaggttggaagttgttttctgcagctgcatcagaaccaaactGTCTCTCCTCTTATTttaattctttatctttgtataaaactcatgtgtttctctgcctggcagcttttcatccagacctgcttcatcaCTGATTGTCTCTGTATTCTgatcaatatatgaataaacctgattgagtgatttcacctgaacagtgattggaaatagtattttttccacaacaatGTCCTAACTGGGTGTCCTGTCCCgctctgtcacacacacacacacacacacacacacacacacacacaccctcccccCAGCAAATGGACTAAACAGCTTCGTGTGAACAAACAGAACGTCCATCAGCGTCCGCTCCTCCCCGACGGCTCCCACTAAAGCTGAGGCCACTGAgacgtgacctctgacctctgcagcAACAAAAGCTTCTGAAGCTTCTGAGGCGTGAAAACTTTCAGATTGTTCCACCGATTTCAGATGAAAACAAGGAAACTTTGTCAGAGATCCGGTCGGCTCCAGTGGAGCTCTGGTCGTTCTCTAGAAGCTCATCGCAGATCCAGACTGCCGctgaccacttcctgttttctacTTCCTGCCGTCCAGAACCTTCCTTCAGCCTGCAGAACCAGAAGCTGCTCCCTCCGGCTGCAGAGCAGAGGAGTCGGAGCAGCGACTCGCCTCCCAGCGACTCCTGAGTCAAAACGTTTGGGATCTGATCTGGTTTCTGGTTCAGATTTACAGGAAGGATTAGTAAACATGTTGAATCTGCAGGAGAGCGGTTCTGGTCCTGCGGCTGCCGCAGAGCAACCCGATCAATTCCCCCGATtcactcagctcctccatctcTGAGCCGCAGAGGAGAATCGACCCTGAAGGTCACGACTCTAAATCAGCAGAGCTTCAGCTGCTCAGCAAGCATTTTCAGATTAGCATCTCAATAGCTACAGTAAtccctgacctttgaccccacaTCCCAGAGGAGCGTCTCCTCCATCCATCACCAAGATCAACAGGAGAACAAGCTGGATGAACTTCAAACCAGACCAGCTGATCACAGCAACATGGCTGCTGGATCGGCAGCgtcagaaaaaaatttattctgccagaaactcaaattttctacaacaagaaaatttctgagtttccagCAGATTAATTTGAACTTCCTCTTCCTTCTTCTCCGATCTGCAACGGCTTTAATACGCCGTCATCAGGCtcatatcccctactccaacatcttttaccaagaggagcagcaaaagcaaaggcGGCGGGTTAGCAGAGCTAGCTGCTGTTGagacatgttactgtggaatatgGGATATATTAGCaggtcttcagtcagaggcctcctCAGATCACTGCGATACTGACTGCTACAACACTTTGACGATCCTTGATGATCTGAATGTCCTTCAggataataaaaatatgaactgAACTCAGCAAAGTGGTTTATATATCACTATAGAtctaaacttaaaaatgtagatatttcttctgttttcagcaTCTAGACTGAAACTCTATGATCGattcttttatttctacattgaagaaaatctgattattaaaaatcaaaactgttttttcctGAACTTTCACTGCATGAGGAGAATCATCTCCTCtatcagccagctgaccagcagaggttctgatccggttgGAACAAAGCAGGAACTCATCAGTCCACCttaaaccagaaccagagagggtttgccatctgtgtgtgtggagcGTCAGGAGTGTGTTTAAAGAGTATGTGACAGttcttcaatttcctgagggagtcttcccaagggatcaataaagtctaagtctaagtttAACGGGTCCAGTTCcctgcagcagaacctccagaacctccagactCACCTGAGCTCAGAgccgccagcagcagcagcatcatgccTCCGGCTCAGCAGGAGgtcctgctgctcctctctcCTTGGTCCTCCTCCAACATCCAACCACCGGACCCCCAACCGGACCCGGATCTCCCGGACTGCAGCAGATCCACAGCCTCCCTGCAGCTCCCAGGCGGGTCGGTCcgctcctctctctcctccctctgtGACTCCTGGGGTCATGCTAAAGGGGGAGGAGCCAAGCGGTGGACCCGCCCCCTCAGGTAGAGCAGCCCCCAGTCTCTGAATAAACCCGGTCGGACTCCGGACTGGACCCGGTTCTTCTGTTCAACAGTAGGCTTTTATTCTGACAGTCCCAGCTGGATGTTGTGTGAGGggattggttctggttctggaaggCAGAATGGACCAACCTGAgcagaacccaacagaaccagactAGGAAGCTGATTCTTTTTCATCTGGACCTGCTGTGACCCGGGTCGCCATCAGAACCTCCACCACTCACTGAGCTGCTTTAACCCGCCAACCGGACCAGAATGGACCGAACCAGCTGGTTCTGAAGAAACCCGCCAAGGACAAAGGTCCTGTTTGCTCCAAAtggaccagaaccgggcctGAACCGGGTCCAGGTCAGTCTCTGGGTTTAAAACTGAATGATGATTATAGATTATAATCCATAATAAacaacagaaccgggtcagatgAACAGAACTAAGTCAGAACCTGAGTTGTTTTcaatctgattttattattagaaAGTAGAAATGACAGAAATCAGTTTGACCCGTTTCCCTCCGGAGGATCCAGAACCATCGGATCCgtccaatcagagagcagaaccAGTCACCATGGTAACCAGGAGGTAAAACGCAGCCTCCTGATTGGCCGGCCGGTCTCAGGTGCGGCTCTTCTCCAGAACCttctgctccagctcagcgtaGCGCCTCAACATCGGGTCGTAAACCTGGAGAAGAAGAACGCCACTTCCTGTTTACCTGTGAGGTCAGAGCCAATCAGCTGCCAATCAGCCCCGCCCCCACAGCttcagggggcggggcttcagGTAAAACACACCTGCGCTCCTAGCTGGGGTGAAGGACAGGTGATAACTGGTCTGTTTACTGGTTTTCTAAGGTTTAAACCAGTAAACAGCTGGTCTGTTTACTGGTTTTCCACGGTGGCCTGGCGGCTGACCTGCGGAGCGGTGCGGTGCGGGCGGCACACCTGCTGAGGTTCTGGAGCGTTGCTCAGCAGGTCCAGGAAGGAAACTCCAGAATCGGCCACTAAACCTggaacagccaatcagacggCAGAGTTTCAGTCACATGACTGGAGCCACAATAAAACACGATTTTATGATCAAAGTTTCcatgaaataaaatcctgtgaagttaaaaacttttgatcaaaaatcttttttctctaaattgtgaatttattttctaaataatctGAAGCTCCTGCTGCGCCTGGTGGCCGCTGCAGGCCGATGACATCATTTCCTGTTAGGGGTCATGTTGTTGACCAATCAGGAAGTTGGATCGGCTGTAGTGCCGTTACTATGGTTACCATGGAGGGCTCGGTAGGCGGAGCCTAAGCAGGCGGAGTCCGACAGGTCGATGGTGTAAACCGGAGCGTTGAAGACGTCGGACAGAACCtgcacagaaccagaacctcagcggtcagaaccgggtccatCTGGACACCAGAACCTCTAGCAGAACCTGGAGAACCCACCTGCAGGATCTGCCTGTTGGCCGAAGCGCCGCCGGTGGCCAGAACCCGACTGGCAGACcctgaaacacagacagaacGGTACCGGTCCTGGTTCTGATCGGGCCGGGACATCAGGAGACacgagacagagacagagactcGTCCTACCGATGGAGTATCCGAGTCTCTCAGCGTGGAGCCGGCGGGACAGAAACTGTCCCTCCACCAGAGCCCGGACCTCCAGTTCTGGACTCCAGGAGGACACCTGGCGACAGGGGGACAGGTGAGGGACAGCAGGGGGACAGGTGAGGGAcagcagggggcggggcttgcTGCCTGACCTGGCGGTCGTTGGCATCGAAGCGATGCAGACCGACGGCGGGAGGCGTGATCTCCAtggtgtcaaaataaaagcctggaGGGACAGAGAGACATTAGAGAGGACAGCAGGGGGACAGCAGGGGAGGACAGAGGGCGGCGTGTCCACCGATGTTGCCGTGGTTCCCCAGCGGCGTCCCGTCCAGCGCCTGGGAGAAAACGTCCCAGGACCCGGAGCAGCAGCGGTCCCGGACTCGTTCCCGGGTCAGAGAACCGTTCTTAAAGCTGGGGACAGACacaggcttttattgtgaagggcCAGCGGCGACAGCATCGGCCTGAGGACCCGTCCTACCAGAGCAGAGCCATGAAGCCGTCCGGCTCCACCGGGCTGCAGAAGACGTGTCCCTCCAGGGACGGACGCGGCTCAGCGAGGGACAGGAAGAGCGTGTCGCTCGTCCCCAGACTGacctggagagagagaggactCAGAGACACGGAGGACAGAGACACGGAGGACAACCTGGACTCACCGCGATGTCCCCCTGATGGAGACACATTCCTGCCAGAGacgctgaggaagaggaggagaaacgaAGACGTCAGCAGGAGGTTCTGATCTGGAGGTTCTGCTGAGTTCTCCGGgtctccagcagaaccagaaccctcaAACATTATTCAGGTTTAgttctgtttactttttatattttaaattaatctgcaatgatttttgttcagatttaatttgagattttttaatttccatcaaaatattttaaattaaatcattaaatttcatcatttttctGCGTTAAAGGAGACTAGTGCAGCTGACCCCGCCCCCCGCTGACCCTgctgaccccccccccccccccccgttgACCCTGCTGACCCCGCCCCCCGCTGACCCTGCTGACCCCCCCCGTTGACCCTGCTGACCCCGCCCCCTGCTGTCCAGGCCGTCCCGCTCTGTCCCACCTGGGTTGTCTCCAGTGAACGCCACGACGCTGCAGCTCCCAGAGAAACCGTAGCGACGCTGCAGGAAGGACGAGACCGGGCCCTGTAATGCCAAGAAGGACCAGTAGGGACAGGAAGCAACCAGTAAAGAGCAGTAAACCAGTTAACCCAGTTACCAGGACGGCGGTGGACAGACACGGCTCTCCCAGCAGGCGCTCCAGGTTGGTTGCTGTGGCGTCCAGGCAGACCTGAGACCACTTCCTGTCCCGGATGTCCAACAGATTCATCCCAGAACCTGATGGACCAATCAGAGAAGCTTCCTGGTCATGTGAgcgaccagaggtcagaggtcaggagtcAGATAGTACCATCGCTGTAGTCGATGGCAGCGTAGCGACCCAAGAAGAGAGACGCCCCAAAGCTGCTGACCAATGAGATCCTCTGAAAGACACAAGGGGACCTGAGACAGGAAGACAACACCTGGGGGCGGGGCCTAAAGGGGCGGGGCCTACTGCTGTAGCTCTGACCTCAGTGTCCTGGAACTGGTCCGGTCGGGTCTGCCGCACTTTGGAGATCTGGTTTCCTGTGAAGCGCTGCAGGAGGACATGGACACGTCCttcagacagagagacagacaagCAGAAAGACAGACAGGTGGACAGACAGGTGGACAGGTGGACAAGTGAACCTCGTAGGCTCGGGATCCAGTGATGTCTGCCAGCCTCAtggcgccccctgctgcctCCTGCAGGGCGTCACACTGCGGCCCGCTGCTGGAGTCCATCCACACGGGACTGTCCTGCACCGAGAAGCTGTCctgaggacacacacacacacacacacacagtcaggacacacacacactgtcaggacacacacacacacacacacacacacacacacacacaccttcagcTGCTGGTGCAGGTTCTGACCCGGGTCCAGCTGGGCCAGAGTCCGAGCCGCTCCGGTCCTCCAGAACACGGCGCCATGTtgctgaggaggaagaggaagggtTTTGGGCCGGTACTGGAGAACCCACTCCCAGCAGAACCCAGAGCCTCACCTGGCCGGAACCAGACAGCGCCCGGACCCGGGAGAACCCGAATCCCGCCGCCTTCATCCTGTCCAGCAGCAGGTCCAGAGCCTGAGGGACAGACAGCCAATCAGGAGGCAGAATGATCCGGGTCAGCTGAGCTCAGCTCCAGGTGAACCATCTCACCTTGACCCACATGAGCACAGGTGAGGTGACCGTCAGTCCGTCAGGATGGATGTGAACTCCTCCCTGAGTCCTGAACAAAGacacttttcagaataaaagcctgGCCCACAccctttcagaataaaagctgcTGGATGTTACCTGAACTCAGGTAGCTCAGAGTCGAACTGCACGCTGTCCTGATGGACCGGGCCCAGGGCTCCATCGATGGCCACCGCCTTCAGCTGCACAACCAACACACTCGTTACTGGCCCAGCCCACCAGGAGGCGCTGGGGGCGGGGCTTACAGGACtgactttcagctgcttccctCCACCAACCCAGAGCTTTAAACAGTTCATGAACTGCTGACTCGTTCAGAGGGTAAAGAACTGCATCGGACTTTAGCGTTAAAATCCAAAACAGTTAAAGTTAGTATGCTAACAGtacagctaaaattagcatGCTATGGCTAACTAAACCTGATGTAGGCAGTGAATGTAATCAAGTTAATgctaattttaaaatccaaatgcCAAATGAATTCACAACAATTAGCTTTCAGAACGTTAACATTAATGGCATAGCATTGCTAATATTTAATAAAGACACAACTTCAGAGCTAGCATGCTAACACAATACAACAACAATCTTTGGTCTTTATTGTTTGCATGTATATTTGAGATAAATGTCAGCAGAGCCATGAGCTATAATTAATAATGTAAACATTAGCATAGAGCATTACAATGctaacatttaataaaacagaaatgattctTCATGATATTAGCATCCTGGCAATGTTACAGCAGGCTAGTCACTAATTAGCAACCGACTTCAGCTAATGCGATCaatgaataaattcataataattAGCTTTACATCAGCAATAAAATGatccagaaacagaaacattaatcaatcatcaatcaaaaacaacctgtttccatggaaacgtTTGTTTTTTGGGTGTTTAACCTGGGCTGGAAGATACAAACTAAACAAACGTCTCaggatttattatttctgcatGATTTGGTTTTCATAATTATCAGGGTCAAATGAAAAAACGGAATATTTTCATTCCAACATGTCAGAAgctaaaaactcaaaacttccagcacatttcagcaacaagacatttcaaaaagcTTTACATTAGAAAAACACTCAATCATAGAAACACAGTGAACAACATcacacatcagattattgattattgattcatTGATTAGGTTTCTAAAGCAGCTCTAACAGCTGGTTTAGTCTGGATTTAGAGGAGCTCAGGGTTTCAGCTTTGTTCAGTTTCctgggagtttgttccagatctgtggtgcttctccatgtttggttctggttctgatacagagcagaagcagaaccagcaggtcggtccagcagctgcagatctTTAACATATCGTGGCGCAaaaaccgttcagtgatttataaactaacgaTAGTCTTCTATTCTCTGAGCCACAGGGAGCCACTTTAAGGACTTTAGAACCGGCtggtgtagaaccgggtggtgtagaaccggatggtgtctctatcctcctggttctagacagaactccagcagcagcgttctggaccgttgggttgtcaatcatacctgtgaagacgctgctgcaggaatcaaagctactaaagagaaactaaagcctggatgagtttctctgatccgagactttagtctctggttctggaaatgttctgcagctgggAGAAGAACCACTGTGGAACTggctttatgtggctctggaggtcagaggtcatctcTACTCCCAGGTTACTAATATAAATatcaacagaataaaataagCCTCAGTTTTATCATAGAGTAACAATGTAAAAAGGTTTAAAGCAGATTCAAAATTTTCTATCAGCTACAAAAATAAACGTCTGATTCTGACTGGATTTCGGCCGCCATGTTGGATTATGAGTCTGGTGTTGGTGTCCCATCAGGGCGGTCCAACCCGACTGGACCCTGATCACTGACTGctgcaggtcaaagttcagagtCCTCTTTGGGTCAGTGAGTTCTGCTGGGTCAGACCCGGTCAGAACCGTAGCAGGTTCAAAGGGTAAACCTGATCAAACCAGACAGAACTCTGCtgggtgaactttgacctcccacacgttctggttctgcttgttCTTTAGTTAATAGATACTGTATAGTTAATGTCCACTCGGGTCAGAACCAGTCGTTCTTCACGATGCCGGTTCTCCAATCTGAGCTGGACTCTCTGCACGAGACTCAAAGTGAATCTCATCACTTCCGGTATAAACAAACCTCCGCGTGCTTTTCATAAACAAACATCTGTGGCACCGACTCTCTGCATTTTAGTTCTGCGTCTGCGCAGTAAGCTTCCGTCCACGCGCCTGCACGCGCCTACTTAAACACACGCGTCTCCCGGAACCTGCAGGTGGACCGAATCCGGTGAGGTTCTGCTTTTACCTGCTGGGTGCTGAAGTCCAGGCCCAGGTAGAGAGGAGAGTCCGGTTCTGCTGCTGCCATGCTGAGGACAGGCGCATGCGCACTGAGCGCTATGGGCGGGGCggagatttaaagagacaggcggggggaaagagagagagagagagagagagagagagagaggtgagtctgagggggcggggccaggTGTTCCTGCAGGGAGCCGGAAccgggaggaggaagaggaagatggaTGTGTCTTCGCTGAGACAGCAGTACAGGATGTGCAGAGACAAGCAGAGGACAGAGTTTCACCTGCTGAGGACAGGTGAGGGGACAGGTAAATTCTGGGTTTGGTTCTTTAATAGCTTCTGTTCAGTGACGTCTCCAGCTGATGGACATGTGTCCTCTGTCCTCTCTGTGTCTCTTCCACATGTTCCAACAGCTGAACGTCCTTCTGGTCCAGATTATAATCTTTAATGTTTCTGATGATTTATCCAACAGGCTGCAGATccacataaacataaaaacaggatAAATAACAAATCAAACTATCAAAGATCACAGCAGCTCCACTGCAGCCAGTCTGATCTGGGATctgaacaggaaacagaaaaggttCTACCAGCCGTGGTCCTAGCCTAGCCTAGCGGTCCTAGCCTAGCTTATCGGTAATAGCTTAGCGGTCCTATCTTAGCGGTCCTAGCCTAGCTTAGCGGTCCTATCTTAGCGGTCCTAGCCTAGCTTAGCGGTCCTATCTTAGCGGTCCTAGCCTAGCTTAGCGGTCCTATCTTAGCGGTCCTAGCCTAGCTTAGCGGTCCTAGCTTAGCGGTCCTAGCCTAGCTTAGCGGTCCTAGCTTGTTTGGTGCCCTGAGCGAACCTCTAGCTAACCCTAGCTAAACTAACGGATACGCTGCAGCTGACCAGGAACCAGCAGATTATCGATCAGATTATCTAATCTCAGAGTTCTAGTGTCTCCAGGCTCCTCTGACCTCCTGGATGTCGTCAGCATCGTACCCGTTGCTCAGGGTTGGACGTCGTCATGGCAACCAGCCCGCCCCTCCCCTCCCGACCCGAAGACATCGGACCCGTGGCGCGTCCACCTGGACCTGCACCGGCGCCGCCCTGCAGTCGCCATGGAGACAGAGCGGAGCCGCTCCAGGTCCAGAACCGcctccagctggttctggttccgaccCGATCCGCCTCTGATCTGGACCTCTGCTCTTCATCCCCAGATCATCCTCACAGGCCCcgcccacagacacacacacgactggttctggttccgccCCTTCC
This portion of the Xiphophorus hellerii strain 12219 chromosome 21, Xiphophorus_hellerii-4.1, whole genome shotgun sequence genome encodes:
- the xylb gene encoding xylulose kinase isoform X2, giving the protein MWVKALDLLLDRMKAAGFGFSRVRALSGSGQQHGAVFWRTGAARTLAQLDPGQNLHQQLKDSFSVQDSPVWMDSSSGPQCDALQEAAGGAMRLADITGSRAYERFTGNQISKVRQTRPDQFQDTERISLVSSFGASLFLGRYAAIDYSDGSGMNLLDIRDRKWSQVCLDATATNLERLLGEPCLSTAVLGPVSSFLQRRYGFSGSCSVVAFTGDNPASLAGMCLHQGDIAVSLGTSDTLFLSLAEPRPSLEGHVFCSPVEPDGFMALLCFKNGSLTRERVRDRCCSGSWDVFSQALDGTPLGNHGNIGFYFDTMEITPPAVGLHRFDANDRQVSSWSPELEVRALVEGQFLSRRLHAERLGYSIGSASRVLATGGASANRQILQVLSDVFNAPVYTIDLSDSACLGSAYRALHGLVADSGVSFLDLLSNAPEPQQVCRPHRTAPQVYDPMLRRYAELEQKVLEKSRT
- the xylb gene encoding xylulose kinase isoform X1, which codes for MAAAEPDSPLYLGLDFSTQQLKAVAIDGALGPVHQDSVQFDSELPEFRTQGGVHIHPDGLTVTSPVLMWVKALDLLLDRMKAAGFGFSRVRALSGSGQQHGAVFWRTGAARTLAQLDPGQNLHQQLKDSFSVQDSPVWMDSSSGPQCDALQEAAGGAMRLADITGSRAYERFTGNQISKVRQTRPDQFQDTERISLVSSFGASLFLGRYAAIDYSDGSGMNLLDIRDRKWSQVCLDATATNLERLLGEPCLSTAVLGPVSSFLQRRYGFSGSCSVVAFTGDNPASLAGMCLHQGDIAVSLGTSDTLFLSLAEPRPSLEGHVFCSPVEPDGFMALLCFKNGSLTRERVRDRCCSGSWDVFSQALDGTPLGNHGNIGFYFDTMEITPPAVGLHRFDANDRQVSSWSPELEVRALVEGQFLSRRLHAERLGYSIGSASRVLATGGASANRQILQVLSDVFNAPVYTIDLSDSACLGSAYRALHGLVADSGVSFLDLLSNAPEPQQVCRPHRTAPQVYDPMLRRYAELEQKVLEKSRT
- the LOC116711863 gene encoding uncharacterized protein C9orf152 isoform X2, whose product is MRTERYGRGGDLKRQAGGKREREREREREVSLRGRGQVFLQGAGTGRRKRKMDVSSLRQQYRMCRDKQRTEFHLLRTGEGTVSPGSSDLLDVVSIVPVAQGWTSSWQPARPSPPDPKTSDPWRVHLDLHRRRPAVAMETERSRSRSSSQAPPTDTHTTGSGSAPSRGGFTRRCASLDQNQNQDQNQDQDQNPRGGSGAFLNCYPFPSRRTLRISEAARRLGLYPSS
- the LOC116711863 gene encoding uncharacterized protein LOC116711863 isoform X1; this encodes MRTERYGRGGDLKRQAGGKREREREREREVSLRGRGQVFLQGAGTGRRKRKMDVSSLRQQYRMCRDKQRTEFHLLRTVSPGSSDLLDVVSIVPVAQGWTSSWQPARPSPPDPKTSDPWRVHLDLHRRRPAVAMETERSRSRSRTASSWFWFRPDPPLIWTSALHPQIILTGPAHRHTHDWFWFRPFQRRLHQTLRQPGPEPEPGPEPGPGPEPKRWIRGLSELLPVPQQENPEDL